Below is a genomic region from Rhizobium sp. 9140.
GAGATCGGCCGCCTCGCGTGCGGCCTCCACCGCCTTGTCGACGCTGAGGCGCATGACGCCGGGCATGGCCGCGATCGGCTCCACCACGTTCGTGCCGGGCACGAGGAAGATCGGCCAGATCAGGTCGTCCACCGTCAGCTGGTTCTCGCGCACCATTCGCCGCGTCCAGTCCGCCTTTCGGTTGCGGCGCATGCGGCGGTGTCCGGTGATGAGGTCCACGATATCTGTCTTGTCGGTCATGAGAGGCGTCTTTCGAAAATTGCGCGAGCACGCGCCAGGCAGCATTTGACGAACATTTATCACGAGGGGGCAGGGAGGCAAAACATCGGAGGTGCGGCGTCTCGCCCCGGTTCTGCGTGTAATGCGTGTGTTGGCGCGTCCGATCGTGGGGGCACGATGCAACAGTTTCCGGAGAGTCGGCTTTTCCGCGCCGCTGTTTCCTGCATAATGGGGCATGACCGAGCTCCTAGAAAAAGCCGTTGAGGCCGCCCGTGCTCTTCCTGCCGTCGTCCAGGACGAGATCGCTCGCACGATACTGATCCTCGCCCGCGAGGAGTCGGAGCCGGTTCCATTGAGCGCGGGGGAGCTTGCAGCGATTGCCGTTTCCAAGAGCGCAGCCTCCCGCGGCGAGTTTGCAACCGACGAGGACATGCGCCTTATCTGGGCCGCACACGGTCTGTGAGGCTTCGCTACACCAGACCGGCGATGATCGACCTCGAGAACGTTGCGGATTATATCGGTGCGCGTTCACCGCAAGGCGCGCGTCGAGTCATGCAGCGTATCAAGACCTTAATCGAGCAGCTTCAGGATCAGCCTTCTGCCGGCGCCCGTACGCAAGATCCCCCGATTCGTCGTTTGATCGCGTTGCCCTATCCCTACCTGATTTTCTACGAGATCACCGAGGCCGAGATCGTCATTCATGCCGTGCGGCATGGTTCCCGCGATCCCGCCGCCATGCCTGGACAAACGTGACGATCGATCACGTTGCCGCCTGCTCCCATCCCAGTCTAGCGGTACCCGCCATCCGCCCTTATGGTCGCCGCCATGTCCAATGATTCTGTCCATGTCCCCAAGGTCTCGCTGACGGAGACGCTGTTCGGCGTCTTCCTGCGGCTGGTGGCGATTTCGTGCTTCTGGTTCGGTCTGAACTATTGGGCGTTGCTGATCGGCTATTCCTTCAACGGGTCCGGTCGGTTCGATCTTTTGACCGTGCCATGGCGCGTGGCAGCGGCGACGCTCGCGGTTGCCTATCCAGTCGCGGCGCTGGGCTTGTGGCTTCTGGTGTCCTGGGGACCGGTCATCTGGGTCGTGGCGGCGGCGACCGAAATCGTCATGTTCGGCTTCTATCCCGACCTCTTCGGCACCAAGCCGCTGATCCTTGTGCTGCATGGCGGGGCCGCTCTGATCTTCGTCGCATTTCGGGGCGTGATCCTCTACCAGCGCATGCGTTAGCGGCGGGTTGCAAGATTTGATTCACCCTGACACAGATGCCGCCAATGGTAAGCTCATGTTAAGGCTGCGGTTTAAGTAGAATTTTATACGTATTCGATAGTGTCTCCCTCAAGGCGGGAAAACATAACCACCGCCACCCAAACAGAGAGAGACCGTCATCATGAACACCAAGCTCAAGGCACAGGCTTCGTCCAATAGCTCGGGCAACACCGTTGCTCACAAAGATCCGCAGGAAGATGCGATCCGCTCCCTGTACATGGAATCGCTGCACCTCGTCGAGCGCCTGCACCGCCGCCTGCTCGACGTCATCAAGGACGAATTCGACCGGCAGGGCCGCAGCGACGTCAACGCCGTCCAGGCCCTTCTCCTCTTCAACATCGGCAACTCGGAACTGACGGCCGGCGAGCTGCGCTCGCGGGGCTACTATCTCGGCTCCAACGTTTCCTACAACGTCAAGAAGCTCGTCGACCTCGGCTTCATCAACCACCAGCGCTCGCGCATCGACCGTCGCTCGGTCCGCATCAGCCTGACGGAAGACGGCCAGGGCATCGCCGAAACGGTTGCCAAGCTCTATGAGCGCCACATCGGCTCGATCCACAAGGTCGGCGGCATCGGCACCGACGAATTCGGCCAGATGAACAAGCTGCTCCAGCGCCTCGACCGCTTCTGGAACGACAGTATTGCCTATCGCATGTAAGATTGGCGGGGTACGATCTCTTTAAAAAGGCCGGGCGCGGGATGGCGTCCGGCCTTTCGTGTGTCCGCCGTGAGCGACAGCCGGAGATAGCAGCCGCAACGTGCATCGTCACGATGTTGTCAACGGTCGTGATCCGGGCTTGAGGATGTTGCCTGCCAAAGCCGCGACGAGGATCGATCCGCCCCGGAATCAAGGCCGGAAAGGCTGTTGCAGGAAGGACGCAGTGCCTTGTCTCCCGGTACTTCCGCGCGCTTTCCTGCTGGTTGCGTGACACCGTTTGGCCATATTGGTATGGGACGTAAAATTCTGAAAAACCGGCCCGGAATGTGGGTTCGGTGAAGCGGTTTTCGGCGCTGGCGCGCCCGCATCGCGGGGTCTCTGAGGCTCCTTCAACCGCCGAAGCGCCACTCCGCTGCGGGCAGGTTTGCCTTTGTTAACCGTAATCGTGATAGCGCTGGAGGCGAAATTTGCCTCGCAGCATCTGATGGTAGGGATCATGTCGAAGAAAAACGGAATCGATGCTCATAGCCGCCGCGCCTTCCTGCGCTCCGCCGCCACGCTCGGCGCGGCGGCCTGGGCCGGTGGTGCGTTCGCGCAGGACGCGCTGGTGGACATCATCAACGCGCCGCGCCGCGGCGTGTGGGACGATCAGTTCGACGCACAGGCTTCGCGCACCGCGCTGGCTGTCTCGTCGAACAATCCGATCTTCAGCATGGAGACCATCTACAACACGCAGACGGCAATCGGCCAGTATCAGCGGATCGTATCAGCCGGCGGCTGGCCCGAGGTCAATCCGTCGCAGCGTCTGGAACTTGGCGTTTCCGACCCGTCGGTGCGCGCATTGCGTCAGCACCTGATCGCCGCCGGCGATCTCGACCAGTCGTCCGGCATGTCCGACAACTTCGACAGCTATGTCGACGGCGCGGTCAAGCGCTTTCAGGCCCGCCACGGCCTGCCACCGGATGGCGTTCTCGGCGAATACTCGCTGAAGGCTCTGAATATCTCGGCCAATGTGCGCCTGCAGCAGCTGAACACCAATCTGGTGCGCCTGCAGTCCATGTCGGGCGATCTCGGCATGCGCCACGTCGTGGTCAACATTCCCGCGGCCTATATCGAGGCGGTGGAAAACGGCCGCGTGGTTCAGCGCCACACGGCCATCGTCGGCCGCCTGTCGCGCCCGACGCACATCATCAATTCGAAGATCTACGAGGTCATCCTCAACCCGTACTGGACCGCGCCGCGCTCGATCGTCGAGAAGGACATAGTGCCTCTGATGCGCAAGGACCCGGAATATCTCAAGAAGAACGCCATCCGCCTGATCGACGGGCAGGGTAACGAGGTCTCGCCGGAAACGATCGACTGGAACGCCGAGAAGGCGCCGAACCTGACGTTCCGCCAGGACCCGGGCAAGATCAACGCCATGGCATCGACCAAGATCAACTTCCACAACCCGAACAACGAATACATGCACGACACGCCGTCGCAGGGCCTGTTCAACAAGCTCGCCCGCTTCGAAAGCTCGGGCTGCGTCCGCGTTCAGAATGTGCGCGACCTGACGACCTGGCTCCTGCGGGACACCCCCGGCTGGTCCCGCAGCCAGATCGAGGCGACCATCCGCTCGGGCCAGAACAACCCGATCAAGCTTGCGGTCGAAGTGCCCGTCTACTTCAAGTACATCACCGCCTGGGCCGCCAAGGACGGTGTCGTCCAGTTCCGCGACGACATCTACCAGATGGACGGCGAACAGGAACTGGCGCTCCAGACGACCGCCGGCATCGAGCCGGTCACCGGTGGCCTGGATGGTGGCATCGCGCAGTAAACGTCGATGATGTGATGATTTCGACGGCCGCGCTTCCTAGGAGTGCGGCCGTTTTTGTTTGTGGATGGCACTGTTGAACCGTCACCGCTTCATGCATACTTGCGAAAGCACATCAAGGAGAACGCGGATGAAGTCGATGTCGATCCTGGTTCGTGCGTTTTGGGACGGCGAGGCCTCAGTCTGGGTTGCCACGAGCAACGATATCGATGGCCTCGCGGTCGAGGCAGGCTCTGTCGAGGAACTCGAGGCCAAGGTTCTCACTGCCGTTGCCGACCTGATCGAACTCAATGGCTCGCCGTCCGATCTGCCGGAGATACCCGTGCATATCATGGCGGAGCATGTCGCAAAGATTCCGAATCCGTTCTTCTGATGGGCGGGTATCTCAGGGATCTCAAGGCAATGCTGGAGGCGGCCGGCTGTCACTTTCACCGCGCCGGAAAGGGTGACCATGAGATCTGGTTCAGCCCAATCACCAAACGGTACTTCACGGTCGATCACGGCGTCAAATCCCGTCACACGGCCAATGAGACGTTGAAGCAGGCAGGCCTGCCCAAGGCATTCTGAAGCAACGATCATAGGATCTCCCAACCATAGCGCAGACGCCGCGGCAAATGGCGCAAAACGCGGGGCGCGGGTTGCCCTTGGCATGCGACGGAGATAAACACCGTGCCACCGCCCTACAGGAGCCTGATCATGAGCGATACAGCCGCCAACGACGTCTTCTTCAACCGGTCTCTCGCCGATAGCGACCCGGATATTTTCGGTGCGATCGAGAAGGAGCTGGGTCGCCAGCGCCATGAGATCGAGCTGATCGCCTCTGAAAACATCGTCTCGCGCGCTGTGCTGGAAGCGCAGGGCTCGATCATGACCAACAAATATGCCGAGGGCTATCCCGGCAAGCGCTATTATGGTGGCTGCCAGTTCGTCGATATCGCCGAGGAACTGGCGATCGACCGGGCAAAGCAGCTGTTCGGCGTCAACTTCGCCAATGTGCAGCCCAATTCCGGTTCGCAGATGAACCAGGCCGTGTTTCTGGCGCTTCTTCAGCCGGGCGATACGTTCATGGGTCTCGACCTGAACTCGGGCGGGCACCTGACGCATGGCTCGCCGGTCAACATGTCCGGCAAGTGGTTCAACGTCGTCTCCTATGGCGTGCGCGAGGAAGATCACCTTCTCGACATGGACGCGGTCGCCGAAAGCGCGCGCAAGCACAAGCCGAAGGTGATCATCGCTGGCGGCACGGCCTATTCCCGCATCTGGGACTGGAAGCGCTTCCGGGAAATCGCCGACGAGGTCGGCGCGTGGTTGATGGTCGACATGGCGCACATCGCCGGTCTGGTCGCCGGTGGCCAGCACCCGTCCCCGTTCCCGCATTGCCACGTCGCCACGACGACGACGCACAAGTCGCTCCGCGGCCCGCGCGGCGGCATGATCCTAACGAATGACGAGGATCTGGCGAAGAAGTTCAACTCGGCCGTCTTCCCCGGCCTTCAGGGCGGCCCCCTGATGCACGTCATCGCGGCAAAGGCGGTTGCGTTCGGTGAGGCGTTGAAGCCAGAGTTCAAGGACTATGCGGCCCAGATCGTCAAGAACGCCAAGACGCTCTCGCAGACGCTGGTCGATGGCGGTCTCGATATCGTCTCCGGTGGCACCGATAACCACCTGATGCTGGTCGATCTTCGCAAGAAGAACGCGACGGGCAAGCGGGCGGAAGCAGCACTCGGCCGCGCCTACATCACTTGCAACAAGAACGGCATTCCCTTCGATCCGGAAAAGCCCTTCGTCACGTCTGGCGTGCGGCTCGGCACCCCGGCCGGCACGACGCGTGGTTTCAAGGAAGCCGAATTCCGCGAAATCGGCAACCTGATCGTCGAGACGCTGGACGGCCTCAAGGTCGCCAATTCCGACGAGGGTAACGCGGTTGTTGAAGCCGGCGTCCGCGAGAAGGTCGTCGCATTGACCGGTCGCTTCCCGATGTACGGCTACCTGTAAGGCTGTCACGCCATGCGCTGCCCTTTTTGCGGATCGGAAGATAGTCAGGTCAAGGATTCCAGACCTGCGGAAGACGGGGCAGCCATTCGCCGCCGCCGTATCTGTCCGGATTGCGGCGGGCGCTTCACCACGTTCGAGCGCGTGCAATTGCGCGAACTCATGGTGCTGAAGAAGACCGGTCGGAAGGCGCCTTTCGACCGGGAGAAGCTGATGCGGTCCTTCGAGATCGCGCTGCGCAAGCGGCCGGTCGAGCGTGAGCGGATCGAGCGGGCCGTTTCGGGCATCGTCCGGCGGCTGGAAAGCTCGGGCGAGAGCGAGATCGCCTCGGAGGAAATCGGCCTGCAGGTGCTGGAAGCGCTGAAGGCTCTCGATGACGTCGCCTTCGTGCGCTACGCTTCCGTCTATCGCGATTTCTCCCATGCGGAGGATTTCGAGAAGGTGATGGCGGAGCTTTCCGCGAAGATCGCCCGCGACCCCGGCGCCTGACCGGAAACCCGAGACATGACGCCTTCGACCGACCCAAACCAAGACCCTGCCGCCCCTGAGGCAGGCGCGGTCGATGGCGTGAAACCCGGACTTGCAATCGGTCAAATTTCAGCCGGTGAGAAGGCGGATGCCCGGCTGATGGCGGAAGCGATCGCGGTCGGCGCCGGCAATCTGGGCTTCACCGGCAGCAATCCCTCGGTTGGCTGCTTGATCGTACGTGATGACGGGGAAGAGCCGCGCGTCATCGCCGCTGCCGTCACCGCACCCGGCGGTCGCCCGCATGCGGAAACGCAGGCGCTGGCGCAAGCCGGCGAGGCGGCCCGGGGCGCCACCGCCTATGTCACGCTCGAACCCTGCTCCCACCACGGTCATACGCCGCCCTGCGCCGAGGCCTTGATCCGGGCGGGCATCGCCCGCGTCGTCATCTCGGTGGTGGATCCCGATACGCGCGTTTCCGGCCGCGGCATCGCCATGCTGCGCGAAGCCGGTATAGCCGTGGAGACGGGGGTGCTGGAAGCGAAAGGCGAACGTGCGCTTGAAGCCTACCTCACGCGCAAGCGCCTCGGCCGTCCGCATGTAACGCTGAAACTTGCTGTGTCGCGCGACGGCATGATCGGCTCTCGTGCATGCGGGCCGGGTCAGGGGCAGGTCGCGATCACCGGGCCGGAAAGCCGGGGTTATGTGCAGCATCTGCGTGCCCGGTCGGATGCCATCCTCGTCGGCATCGGCACAGCTATCGCCGACGATCCGGAACTGACCGTGCGCTTACCGGGGCTCGAAGACCGCTCGCCGGTTCGCATCGTGCTCGACGGAAACCTGCGGCTTTCACCCGACAGCAAGCTCGCCCGCACGGCCCATCAGATTCCGGTCATCGCGGTGGCTGGTGTGCTGTCGCCGGATGATGCAGATGTCGATGCGCACGGGCGGCAGGCCCGGGCGGATGCCCTTTCGGCGCTGGGGGTCGAAGTGCTCGAATGGGACCCGCGCCGGCTCGATCTGCTGCTGCCGGCGCTGGCCAGCCGCGGCCTGTCCTCGCTGCTGGTGGAAGGGGGCGCACGCACTGCCACCTCCTTCCTTGAGGCGGGCATGGTCGATCGTCTGCTGCTTTTCACTGGATCGCCAACCATCGGCGCAGAAGGGATTGCATCGCCCGTTCGCTCCGGTCTTGTACCCGCGCCATTCATGCATACGTCTGGCGAGGCCTTTGGGCCTGACCACCTGGATATTTACGAGAGGACACCCTGATGTTCACTGGCATCGTGACGGATATCGGCAAGGTCGAGAGCGTGACGCCGCTCGACGAGGGCGTTCGGCTGCGGGTCGCAACGGCCTATGACCCCGCCACCATCGACATCGGCGCCTCCATCTCCCACTCCGGCGTCTGTCTCACCGTGACGGCACTGCCCGAGGCAGGCGCAAACGACCGCTGGTTCGAGGTGGAGGCCTGGGAAGAAGCGCTGCGGCTGACGACGATCGCCGGCTGGTTGCCGGGCGCGCGTATCAATCTGGAGCGGGCGCTGAAGATCGGCGACGAACTCGGCGGTCACATCGTGTCCGGTCATATCGACGGCACGGCCGAGATTCTGTCGGTGGAGGCGGAAGGCGAGGCGACGCGGTTCCGTCTCAATGCGCCCGAGCATCTCGCCCGGTTCGTCGCGCCCAAGGGCTCCGTCGCGCTCGACGGGACGTCGCTAACGGTCAATGCCGTCAACGGCACGGAATTCGACGTGCTCCTCATCCGCCACTCGCTCGAGGTCACCACCTGGGGCGACCGCCAGGCCGGCGACCGCGTTAACTTCGAGGTGGACACGATGGCGCGCTATGCCGCGCGGCTGGCCGACTTTCCGGCAAAGGGCGTCTGACGCTGCCGTAAAACGTGACTATCTCTCGCAGAGAACGACCTGCGCGCCGTGGTAGACGGTGCGGGCCGTCTCGCGGAAGCCGAGCTTGGCGGCGACGCGCAGGGAGGCGATGTTGCCGAGATCGATGAGGCAGGTGCGGCAGGCCTTGGGATAGGTACGCTCGCTCCACTTCAGGGCGGCGGACACCGCCTCCGTGGCATAGCCCCGGCCGTGGGCCGCGGGCGAAAGCGCCCATCCGGTCTCCATCGTGCCTTCGAGCGAGGGCTGGATGACCCGGTGCAGATCGTGAAAGCCGGCCTCGCCGATGAAGGCGCCGCTCTCCTTGTCCTGCAAGGCGAAGAATCCGAAACCGAAATAATGCCACATGCCGACCTGACGCAGAAACCGCGTCCAGGCCTGCTCCCGCGAGAACGGCACGCCGCCGATGAAACGCACGACCTGCGGATCGGCAAAGAGGCTGGCATAGGCCGGGAAGTCGTCGCGGCGATAGGGGCGGAGAATGAGGCGGGTTGTCTCAAGGGTCGGGACGGTGTGCATGATGTCTCTCTTAAACGCGAATCGCGTCTGTCGCAAAGCTGCCCTGCGCGCCGCTTATCGGAAAAGGCTTGCCATTCCAGCCCTGCCATGGTTTTACCCGTGCCTCTGCCGGCAACGCGACCGGCGATTTCCACATTCCCGATTGCCTCTATTTCCAGACAGGTGAACCGATGGCCGAGAGCGTCAAGCCCCATATCCTCATCGTCGAGGCCCGCTTCTACGACGACATGGCAGATGCGCTGCTCGACGGCGCGACATCCGCGCTGAAGGACGCCGGCGCCACCTATGACGTCGTGACCGTGCCCGGCGCACTCGAAATCCCCGGCGCAATCGCCATGGCGCTCGACGGCATCGACAATGGCGCCACCGAATATGACGGCTTCGTCGCGCTCGGCATGGTCATTCGCGGCGAGACCTATCACTTCGATATCGTCGCCAACGAGTCTTGCCGCGCGCTCATGGACCTGACCGTGAGCGAGAGCCTTGCCATCGGCAACGGCATCCTGACGGTCGAAAACGACGAGCAGGCCTGGGTTCGCGCCCGCAAGTTGGAAGGCGACAAGGGCGGCTTCGCCGCGCGCGCAGCCCTGACGATGATTGCGCTGAAAGCCAGGCTCGGAGGCGAACAGTGAGCACCCCGAACGAACAGACGCCGCCCGTCAAGCAGGCGAACCAGCGTGGCGCCGCCCGCCTCGCCGCCGTGCAGGCCCTCTACCAGATGGATGTCGGCGGCACCGGTGTGCTGGAGATCGTTGCGGAATACGAGACGCATCGTCTCGGCCAGGAAATCGATGGCGACACCTACCTGAAGGCCGATGCCTCCTGGTTCCGCTCGATCGTTTCGGGCGTGGTGCGCGACCAGCGCAAGCTCGATCCGCTGATCGGTTCGGCGCTACAGGACGACTGGGCGCTTTCGCGCCTGGATTCGACGGTGCGCGCCATCCTGCGCGCCGGCACCTTCGAACTGACGGAGCGCAAGGACGTACCCGTGGCCGTCATCGTCACCGAATACGTCGAGATCGCCCGCGCCTTCTTCGAGGAAGACGAGCCGAAGCTCGTCAACGCGGTCCTCGACCGCATCGCGCGGCAATTCAGGACGGACGTGCGGAAGTAGGCCTCCTGCTTCAGACAGGTTTCGAGGTCCCCGTGTTCGGGTCTCGAATTCTGCCTATGGAGCAGAACTGATCGCCTTGCGGACGAAGCGCTGTTCGGTGACTTCCTCGCCCCATTGCCGCCCGGGCTGTTCGTCATCAAGCACAAAGCCGTTGGCCTCGTAGAGGTGGCGTGCCGCGTCCAGTCCGCGGAACGTCCAGAGGTGCGTTTCGCGAAAGCCCAGGCGGTCGCAGAAGGACAGGGCTTCGCTCAAAAGGCGGCGGCCGGCGCCGCCTCCGCGTTGCCCATCATCGACGATGAACCAGCGCAAATGTGCAAGGCCCGCGCCCAGATCCTCCCCGTCGATCGCCACGGTGCCGACGATTCTTAGGCTTTCCACAGCCGACCATAGCCCGTTGACCGGCTTGTCTAGCCGCTGGACGAACGCGGCCAATCCTGCGGCGACCTGGGCCTCGAAATAGGCGCCGAAGCCGACCCGACGATAGAAGGCCGCATGTATCTCGGCCGATCTGCCGATGATGCCGGATCGATATCCGCTTTCGATCGTGATGCCGGGACGCTCGATGCCCGGGGCATCGGTCCTGCCGGCATGAAGGGCATCGGTATAGGTGCGCAGGCCGGTGAGCACCGTCAGGCGGTCTGCGACCTCCATCCGGGAGAGGGCGGCGGAAACCTGCGATGTGGCGAAAGCATGGATGGCGGCAACGGTACCCTGTCCCTTTGTCGTCAGGCTAAGGCATTTCGAGCGTCCGTCTCCATGGCTGCTTTCCTCCCTGACCTCTCCCGCATCGACAAGTTTGCGGACAAGACGGCTGACGCTTGATTTCTCCAATCCAAGCAACGTGCAGAGCACGCTTGCTGTCATTGCCGAATGTGCCTCGATCTCGATCAGGGCGTGAACGCCGGACGGCGCCAGATCCGTGCCCGCAAGCGTCGGCTCAAGGAAACCGAGTTCCCGCACGAGACCACGGGATGCATCGCGGATGGACCGGATGGTCTCGTCAATGTCTCTCGATATCATGATGATCCCCAAAGTAGTTGTATGGTGCAACTATTTATCAGGATGTCGTCAGTGTCAAACGTGGACTATGCCTCAAGCCGAAAGGCAGAGTCGCGCGTCATCGGGAGATGTTCAAGTCTTCCACGGCAGGTTCCAAATTCATCGCCCGCATTGGCCCACGATCCCCGCTTGACCTTGCCGATTCTCCACCGCACTCTCCACCTTGGCCCGGCGTCGCGAGGAGGCGGTGCAGGGCGGGGACGGGATCAGCGGAGCAATGTGCGGCGCGGGTCTCCAAAGGAGGAAACACTCGACATGATTGTTCTACTGGGCGTAATTCTTTGCGGACTGGTTTCGGTGGCCTATGCCATCTGGGCCACGCGGTCCGTGCTGGCTGCCGATCAGGGCAATGCCCGCATGCAGGAAATTGCAGGCTATATCCGTGAGGGGGCGCAGGCCTATCTCGCACGCCAATATCTCACCATCGCCATCGTCGGCGCCATCGTCTTCGTCGCCGCCTGGATGCTGCTGTCGGGCACCGCCGCCATCGGCTTCCTGATCGGTGCCGTTCTCTCGGGCGCGGCCGGCTTCATCGGCATGCATGTCTCCGTGCGGGCGAATGTGCGCACCGCGCAGGCGGCGTCCGTCAGCCTTTCGGCCGGCCTCGATATCGCTTTCAAGTCCGGGGCGATCACCGGCATGCTGGTCGCGGGCCTCGCGCTGCTCGGCGTCTCCCTTTATTACCTCATCCTCACAGTCGGGCTCGGCCATGCCCCCGGCGACCGCGAGGTGATCGATGCGCTCGTTTCGCTCGGCTTCGGCGCATCGCTGATCTCGATCTTCGCGCGGCTCGGCGGCGGCATCTTCACCAAGGGCGCGGATGTCGGCGGCGATCTCGTCGGCAAGGTCGAGGCCGGCATCCCCGAGGACGACCCGCGCAACCCCGCGACCATTGCCGACAATGTCGGCGATAACGTCGGCGACTGCGCCGGCATGGCGGCCGACCTGTTCGAGACCTATGCCGTCTCGATCGTCGCGACCATGGTGCTGGCCGCCATCTTCTTTGCCGG
It encodes:
- a CDS encoding type II toxin-antitoxin system HicA family toxin produces the protein MGGYLRDLKAMLEAAGCHFHRAGKGDHEIWFSPITKRYFTVDHGVKSRHTANETLKQAGLPKAF
- a CDS encoding type II toxin-antitoxin system RelE/ParE family toxin, which produces MRLRYTRPAMIDLENVADYIGARSPQGARRVMQRIKTLIEQLQDQPSAGARTQDPPIRRLIALPYPYLIFYEITEAEIVIHAVRHGSRDPAAMPGQT
- a CDS encoding GNAT family N-acetyltransferase, yielding MHTVPTLETTRLILRPYRRDDFPAYASLFADPQVVRFIGGVPFSREQAWTRFLRQVGMWHYFGFGFFALQDKESGAFIGEAGFHDLHRVIQPSLEGTMETGWALSPAAHGRGYATEAVSAALKWSERTYPKACRTCLIDLGNIASLRVAAKLGFRETARTVYHGAQVVLCER
- a CDS encoding transcriptional regulator LdtR; translation: MNTKLKAQASSNSSGNTVAHKDPQEDAIRSLYMESLHLVERLHRRLLDVIKDEFDRQGRSDVNAVQALLLFNIGNSELTAGELRSRGYYLGSNVSYNVKKLVDLGFINHQRSRIDRRSVRISLTEDGQGIAETVAKLYERHIGSIHKVGGIGTDEFGQMNKLLQRLDRFWNDSIAYRM
- a CDS encoding L,D-transpeptidase family protein; translated protein: MSKKNGIDAHSRRAFLRSAATLGAAAWAGGAFAQDALVDIINAPRRGVWDDQFDAQASRTALAVSSNNPIFSMETIYNTQTAIGQYQRIVSAGGWPEVNPSQRLELGVSDPSVRALRQHLIAAGDLDQSSGMSDNFDSYVDGAVKRFQARHGLPPDGVLGEYSLKALNISANVRLQQLNTNLVRLQSMSGDLGMRHVVVNIPAAYIEAVENGRVVQRHTAIVGRLSRPTHIINSKIYEVILNPYWTAPRSIVEKDIVPLMRKDPEYLKKNAIRLIDGQGNEVSPETIDWNAEKAPNLTFRQDPGKINAMASTKINFHNPNNEYMHDTPSQGLFNKLARFESSGCVRVQNVRDLTTWLLRDTPGWSRSQIEATIRSGQNNPIKLAVEVPVYFKYITAWAAKDGVVQFRDDIYQMDGEQELALQTTAGIEPVTGGLDGGIAQ
- the glyA gene encoding serine hydroxymethyltransferase, whose protein sequence is MSDTAANDVFFNRSLADSDPDIFGAIEKELGRQRHEIELIASENIVSRAVLEAQGSIMTNKYAEGYPGKRYYGGCQFVDIAEELAIDRAKQLFGVNFANVQPNSGSQMNQAVFLALLQPGDTFMGLDLNSGGHLTHGSPVNMSGKWFNVVSYGVREEDHLLDMDAVAESARKHKPKVIIAGGTAYSRIWDWKRFREIADEVGAWLMVDMAHIAGLVAGGQHPSPFPHCHVATTTTHKSLRGPRGGMILTNDEDLAKKFNSAVFPGLQGGPLMHVIAAKAVAFGEALKPEFKDYAAQIVKNAKTLSQTLVDGGLDIVSGGTDNHLMLVDLRKKNATGKRAEAALGRAYITCNKNGIPFDPEKPFVTSGVRLGTPAGTTRGFKEAEFREIGNLIVETLDGLKVANSDEGNAVVEAGVREKVVALTGRFPMYGYL
- the nrdR gene encoding transcriptional regulator NrdR, producing MRCPFCGSEDSQVKDSRPAEDGAAIRRRRICPDCGGRFTTFERVQLRELMVLKKTGRKAPFDREKLMRSFEIALRKRPVERERIERAVSGIVRRLESSGESEIASEEIGLQVLEALKALDDVAFVRYASVYRDFSHAEDFEKVMAELSAKIARDPGA
- the ribH gene encoding 6,7-dimethyl-8-ribityllumazine synthase yields the protein MAESVKPHILIVEARFYDDMADALLDGATSALKDAGATYDVVTVPGALEIPGAIAMALDGIDNGATEYDGFVALGMVIRGETYHFDIVANESCRALMDLTVSESLAIGNGILTVENDEQAWVRARKLEGDKGGFAARAALTMIALKARLGGEQ
- a CDS encoding DUF1902 domain-containing protein translates to MKSMSILVRAFWDGEASVWVATSNDIDGLAVEAGSVEELEAKVLTAVADLIELNGSPSDLPEIPVHIMAEHVAKIPNPFF
- the nusB gene encoding transcription antitermination factor NusB, with product MSTPNEQTPPVKQANQRGAARLAAVQALYQMDVGGTGVLEIVAEYETHRLGQEIDGDTYLKADASWFRSIVSGVVRDQRKLDPLIGSALQDDWALSRLDSTVRAILRAGTFELTERKDVPVAVIVTEYVEIARAFFEEDEPKLVNAVLDRIARQFRTDVRK
- the ribD gene encoding bifunctional diaminohydroxyphosphoribosylaminopyrimidine deaminase/5-amino-6-(5-phosphoribosylamino)uracil reductase RibD — protein: MAEAIAVGAGNLGFTGSNPSVGCLIVRDDGEEPRVIAAAVTAPGGRPHAETQALAQAGEAARGATAYVTLEPCSHHGHTPPCAEALIRAGIARVVISVVDPDTRVSGRGIAMLREAGIAVETGVLEAKGERALEAYLTRKRLGRPHVTLKLAVSRDGMIGSRACGPGQGQVAITGPESRGYVQHLRARSDAILVGIGTAIADDPELTVRLPGLEDRSPVRIVLDGNLRLSPDSKLARTAHQIPVIAVAGVLSPDDADVDAHGRQARADALSALGVEVLEWDPRRLDLLLPALASRGLSSLLVEGGARTATSFLEAGMVDRLLLFTGSPTIGAEGIASPVRSGLVPAPFMHTSGEAFGPDHLDIYERTP
- a CDS encoding riboflavin synthase, with translation MFTGIVTDIGKVESVTPLDEGVRLRVATAYDPATIDIGASISHSGVCLTVTALPEAGANDRWFEVEAWEEALRLTTIAGWLPGARINLERALKIGDELGGHIVSGHIDGTAEILSVEAEGEATRFRLNAPEHLARFVAPKGSVALDGTSLTVNAVNGTEFDVLLIRHSLEVTTWGDRQAGDRVNFEVDTMARYAARLADFPAKGV
- a CDS encoding DUF6163 family protein gives rise to the protein MSNDSVHVPKVSLTETLFGVFLRLVAISCFWFGLNYWALLIGYSFNGSGRFDLLTVPWRVAAATLAVAYPVAALGLWLLVSWGPVIWVVAAATEIVMFGFYPDLFGTKPLILVLHGGAALIFVAFRGVILYQRMR